The following are encoded together in the Parabacteroides chongii genome:
- the bioB gene encoding biotin synthase BioB: MIETLKQFVIEGGKINEEQATALSRCTDKEALYKAAHQITRHFMGDKFDTCSIINAKSGNCSENCKWCAQSGHYNTVVALYPLLPAEECVHQALHNRQQGIERFGLVTSGKRLSDGEIKKLTETVRYIKQASDIKCCASLGLLNKEQLKELRESGVENYHCNIETAPSYFRTLCTTHTIEQKLETIHAAREEGFRICSGGIVGMGETMEQRIEMALLLQQEQVHSIPLNLLQPIPGTPLAGTPQLSEEEFLTTIALFRFINPEAYLRFSGGRSLLSKETQRKALYIGINAAIIGDLLTTIGSCVADDKELFTEAGYSLTRETDWVG, translated from the coding sequence ATGATTGAGACACTTAAACAGTTTGTTATCGAAGGGGGAAAAATAAATGAGGAACAAGCAACTGCTCTCTCCCGATGTACGGATAAAGAGGCGTTGTATAAAGCTGCGCACCAAATCACCCGGCATTTTATGGGAGATAAGTTCGACACCTGTTCCATCATCAATGCCAAAAGCGGAAATTGCAGCGAGAACTGTAAATGGTGTGCACAATCCGGACATTACAATACGGTTGTAGCCCTGTATCCCCTCCTCCCGGCAGAAGAATGCGTTCATCAGGCATTACACAACCGCCAGCAGGGAATCGAACGTTTCGGACTGGTGACCAGCGGGAAGCGTCTATCCGACGGAGAGATAAAGAAACTGACGGAGACAGTCCGCTACATCAAGCAGGCAAGCGATATCAAATGTTGTGCTTCCCTGGGACTTTTGAATAAAGAACAGCTGAAGGAGTTGCGTGAAAGCGGCGTAGAGAATTACCATTGTAATATAGAAACAGCTCCCTCCTATTTCCGTACATTATGCACGACACATACGATCGAGCAAAAGCTGGAAACGATCCATGCAGCCCGGGAAGAGGGTTTCCGTATCTGTTCCGGAGGTATAGTCGGCATGGGGGAAACGATGGAACAACGAATAGAGATGGCTCTGTTATTACAACAAGAACAGGTACACTCCATTCCCCTGAATTTATTACAACCGATACCAGGTACTCCGCTTGCAGGTACTCCGCAATTGTCTGAAGAAGAGTTTCTGACGACAATCGCCTTATTCCGTTTCATCAATCCGGAGGCTTATCTCCGTTTCTCCGGCGGACGTTCCCTGTTGAGCAAAGAAACACAACGGAAAGCATTATATATAGGCATAAACGCAGCCATCATCGGCGACCTGCTGACAACTATCGGAAGCTGTGTGGCTGATGATAAAGAGCTTTTCACCGAAGCAGGCTATTCACTAACAAGAGAAACCGACTGGGTCGGATAA
- a CDS encoding peptide MFS transporter, whose product MFEGQPKGLYALALANTGERFGYYTMLAIFTLFLQAKFGFTAAETSTIFGSFLAAVYFMPLVGGILADKFGYGKMVTTGIIVMFIGYVLLSIPTPSSTGKVLMFGALALIACGTGLFKGNLQVMVGNLYDAPEYRAKRDTAFSIFYMAINIGAMYAPTAATMITNKMLGKAGFTYVPQIPSLAHQFLNGTITEEGATTLSGLQAAQNFVGDTAAFCTTYIDKLSEAYNYGFAIACISLVVSMLIYVVFRPTFKHADYNSKQAKPANVQEEELTPEQTKARIQALLLVFAVVIFFWMAFHQNGLTLTFFARDYTAQAVTGLDRLGFNIVNLTFLLVVVYSAFSLFQSKTGKAKGISAGVLIIMLGLLGWSYSSMDSTVTILPQIFQQFNPFFVIVLTPVSLAVFGYLAKKKKEPSAPRKIGIGMVIAACGFLIMAVGSLGLPTPAAVEANGISADVLVSPNWLISTYLVLTFAELLLSPMGISFVSKVAPPKYKGMMMGGWFVATAIGNYLVAIIGYLWGGMQLWMVWSVLIVCCLLSALFIFSIMKRLEKVAK is encoded by the coding sequence ATGTTTGAAGGACAACCTAAAGGTTTATACGCGTTAGCCTTAGCGAATACCGGCGAGCGTTTCGGGTATTACACGATGCTCGCGATTTTTACTCTATTCTTACAAGCTAAGTTCGGCTTTACAGCCGCCGAGACATCAACCATCTTCGGTTCTTTCTTAGCAGCAGTGTATTTCATGCCACTCGTCGGAGGTATCCTCGCCGATAAGTTCGGATATGGAAAAATGGTAACAACAGGTATCATTGTGATGTTTATCGGATATGTATTGTTATCTATTCCGACACCCTCTTCTACCGGAAAAGTACTGATGTTCGGAGCTTTAGCCCTGATTGCCTGTGGTACAGGTCTTTTCAAAGGAAACCTGCAGGTAATGGTAGGTAACCTATACGATGCTCCCGAATACAGAGCGAAACGTGATACTGCATTCAGTATATTCTATATGGCGATCAACATCGGTGCGATGTATGCTCCGACAGCAGCTACTATGATCACTAACAAGATGTTGGGAAAAGCCGGATTCACTTATGTGCCGCAGATCCCTTCACTCGCCCATCAATTCCTGAACGGAACGATTACAGAAGAAGGAGCAACAACGCTGAGCGGCTTACAGGCTGCCCAGAATTTCGTTGGCGATACAGCTGCTTTCTGTACGACTTATATCGACAAATTATCCGAGGCTTACAACTACGGCTTCGCTATTGCTTGTATCTCCCTGGTCGTATCCATGTTGATCTACGTGGTGTTCCGCCCGACATTCAAACATGCCGATTACAACTCTAAACAGGCTAAACCTGCCAACGTACAGGAAGAAGAACTGACACCGGAACAGACAAAAGCACGTATCCAGGCTCTGTTGCTGGTATTTGCCGTTGTTATTTTCTTCTGGATGGCATTCCATCAGAACGGTTTAACACTGACATTCTTTGCACGTGACTATACCGCACAGGCTGTAACAGGTCTGGATCGTTTAGGATTCAATATCGTAAACCTCACTTTCCTGCTGGTGGTTGTTTATTCAGCATTCTCCTTGTTCCAGTCAAAGACAGGTAAGGCTAAAGGTATCTCAGCCGGTGTATTGATAATCATGCTGGGGTTATTGGGATGGAGTTATAGTTCTATGGACTCGACAGTGACTATCCTGCCACAGATCTTCCAGCAGTTCAACCCGTTCTTTGTAATTGTGCTGACTCCGGTATCACTGGCAGTATTCGGTTACCTGGCAAAGAAAAAGAAAGAACCTTCTGCTCCGCGTAAGATCGGTATCGGTATGGTTATCGCTGCTTGCGGTTTCCTTATCATGGCCGTTGGTTCACTAGGGCTGCCGACACCGGCTGCTGTTGAAGCGAATGGTATTTCTGCTGATGTACTGGTTTCTCCTAACTGGTTGATCTCTACTTACCTGGTATTGACCTTCGCCGAGTTATTATTATCGCCGATGGGTATTTCATTCGTATCCAAGGTGGCACCTCCTAAATATAAAGGTATGATGATGGGAGGATGGTTCGTAGCTACGGCTATCGGTAACTATCTGGTGGCTATCATCGGTTACTTGTGGGGAGGAATGCAGTTGTGGATGGTATGGAGCGTACTGATCGTGTGCTGTCTGTTATCGGCACTGTTCATATTCTCTATCATGAAACGATTGGAAAAAGTAGCCAAATAA
- a CDS encoding DUF4831 family protein produces MKNLITIACLLFSIPLMAQTKVVKKNAVKANNFGITYSLPKTQLIVDSEVTKVTCKAGPYYKYAEKYLGVKDAITEDKVYYELGKVSLVNKGIPDPDNTYIVEFKSGTVAPYAYLTEEGLLCSINAEYTPEESELETIKKNGQAPVKVTDASVFSEELLMAGSTARQAEVAAKQIYRIRESRLNILTGDADNLPPDGEAMKLVIQQLEEQEKALTNLFTGIVTKETTHYEVNITPYDNLDKEVLFRFSNLMGIVDADDLGGVPVYMNLKATDRAPVLDPKEAEKKEKSLKGIVYNVPGKASIEISMNKKTLYKGEAQITQFGSREGLAPVMFEDKKAPVKVYFYPETGAIKQIIQ; encoded by the coding sequence ATGAAGAATCTGATCACAATAGCATGTCTTTTGTTTAGTATACCGCTCATGGCTCAAACCAAAGTGGTAAAGAAAAATGCCGTCAAAGCTAATAATTTCGGTATTACCTATTCATTACCGAAAACACAACTAATCGTTGATTCGGAAGTAACAAAGGTCACTTGCAAAGCCGGGCCTTATTACAAATATGCAGAAAAATACCTCGGAGTAAAAGATGCAATAACAGAAGATAAAGTATATTATGAGTTAGGAAAAGTATCGCTTGTCAACAAGGGAATACCTGATCCTGACAATACTTATATCGTTGAATTTAAAAGCGGGACAGTAGCTCCATACGCTTATCTGACAGAAGAAGGATTATTATGTTCCATCAATGCCGAATACACTCCTGAAGAGTCAGAACTCGAAACGATCAAGAAAAATGGACAAGCACCGGTTAAAGTGACCGACGCATCCGTATTCTCTGAAGAATTACTTATGGCCGGATCGACTGCCAGACAAGCTGAAGTTGCAGCCAAACAGATCTATCGTATCCGCGAAAGCCGCTTGAATATATTGACCGGAGACGCAGATAATCTGCCACCCGACGGTGAAGCTATGAAATTGGTTATCCAGCAGTTGGAAGAACAGGAAAAAGCATTAACCAATCTGTTCACAGGTATTGTAACCAAAGAAACTACCCACTATGAGGTAAACATCACCCCTTATGATAACCTGGATAAGGAAGTCCTGTTCCGTTTCTCCAACCTGATGGGGATTGTCGATGCAGACGACCTGGGCGGCGTTCCGGTCTATATGAACTTGAAAGCGACCGACCGTGCTCCGGTTCTCGACCCGAAAGAAGCCGAGAAGAAGGAAAAATCACTGAAAGGTATCGTTTATAACGTACCGGGAAAAGCCAGTATCGAGATCAGCATGAACAAGAAAACACTATATAAAGGAGAAGCCCAAATCACCCAGTTCGGTTCACGCGAAGGCCTTGCTCCTGTTATGTTCGAAGACAAAAAAGCTCCGGTGAAAGTCTATTTCTATCCGGAGACCGGCGCCATAAAACAAATAATTCAATAA
- a CDS encoding DUF3244 domain-containing protein — protein MKQLITALFLVICGVFCTQNMYADDIPTKGKWGPEDIKSIFPAPPAASVDGNNLTITFTSPLTNLTVQVKDITGTVVYEECISATSPQAYTIPLNVENGEYTLNLIHRYGYLTGSFVIE, from the coding sequence ATGAAACAATTAATTACAGCTTTATTTTTAGTTATTTGTGGAGTCTTTTGTACTCAAAATATGTATGCAGACGATATTCCTACTAAAGGTAAATGGGGACCTGAAGATATTAAATCCATCTTTCCAGCACCTCCTGCAGCATCAGTAGACGGGAACAATCTGACAATTACATTTACTAGTCCGCTAACAAACCTGACTGTTCAGGTAAAAGATATTACAGGTACGGTAGTCTATGAAGAATGTATTTCTGCTACAAGTCCGCAGGCTTATACTATCCCATTAAACGTTGAAAATGGAGAATATACGCTGAACTTAATACACAGATACGGATACCTGACCGGCTCATTCGTTATCGAATAG
- a CDS encoding tetratricopeptide repeat protein: protein MNRRFKHITLFFVLVSVLCILSCSNKNSAAIELQQAKLLMETAPDSALTILNSIQSPENLSDQEYASYCLQLTQALDKNYILLTTDTLIKKAEIYYEEQEDIPSLALTYYYMGRVYSDMQDAMQAQQYYLKALELGKSVNETDLLIKANNSLGTLYSYQSIYETALPLYKNTLQLLEGSKDSTRTSFALRNTARVFTETQQLDSAIYYYQQAIRMATPQSSSSLYNDLGTLYLKTGQYTKAYDCIQNSIQTVSKSRPRFHLYLTYGEYLLKTAQYDSAQYYLQQSLQSPSIYTQAGSLYFLAQIERHKSDFTNYFKYWDRYEQLRDSINKDSHYENIRMVQSMFNYQHIADEKIKYEKEAAQRMIIIYRILIISAILLIIGFFILKKEQKKKKKLLDLKEQLYKQSQRHLEDNKKQIQLLENELSNGQETLSDVKKQLFEAQKLMLEMENRQICLKQNTLELLEQDLKKSSLYIKIHKAESGLIESEWSELALLIDATYSDFTKRIVALSPRISTEELRICYLVKIGIPVKKIAILTNLTSSGVSQCRRRLYKKLTQEPENAENFDIFISDF, encoded by the coding sequence ATGAATAGGAGATTTAAACATATTACTTTATTTTTCGTACTGGTCAGTGTTCTTTGTATCCTTTCCTGTTCAAACAAAAACTCTGCTGCAATCGAATTGCAACAGGCAAAGTTATTGATGGAAACAGCCCCCGATAGTGCACTGACTATTCTCAACAGCATACAATCACCCGAAAACTTATCAGACCAGGAATATGCCTCTTATTGCCTGCAACTCACACAGGCACTCGACAAGAACTATATCCTATTGACAACTGATACCCTGATAAAAAAAGCTGAGATTTATTATGAAGAGCAGGAAGATATCCCTTCCCTGGCTCTGACATATTACTATATGGGTAGGGTATATTCTGATATGCAAGATGCTATGCAGGCACAGCAGTACTATCTGAAAGCACTCGAACTGGGTAAAAGTGTAAACGAAACCGATCTGCTTATTAAAGCAAACAACAGCTTAGGTACGCTTTATTCTTACCAAAGTATTTATGAGACGGCATTGCCTCTGTATAAAAACACATTACAGTTACTTGAAGGTAGCAAAGACTCAACAAGAACCTCTTTCGCTTTACGTAATACAGCTCGTGTTTTTACAGAAACACAACAATTAGACAGTGCTATATATTATTATCAACAAGCTATAAGAATGGCGACTCCACAAAGTTCTTCTTCTTTATATAACGATTTGGGGACTTTATATCTAAAAACAGGTCAATATACAAAAGCATATGATTGCATACAGAACTCTATACAAACAGTTTCAAAATCCAGACCCCGGTTCCATCTATATCTAACTTATGGAGAATATCTATTAAAAACAGCACAATACGATTCAGCTCAATATTACCTGCAGCAAAGTTTACAAAGTCCCAGTATTTACACTCAAGCCGGCAGTTTATATTTTTTAGCCCAAATAGAAAGACACAAATCCGACTTTACAAACTATTTCAAATATTGGGATCGTTATGAACAGTTAAGAGATTCCATCAACAAAGATTCTCATTATGAAAATATACGCATGGTACAAAGTATGTTCAACTACCAGCATATAGCCGATGAAAAGATAAAATATGAAAAAGAAGCAGCCCAAAGAATGATTATCATATATCGAATATTAATAATCTCAGCAATTTTACTCATTATAGGCTTTTTTATCTTGAAAAAAGAACAAAAGAAAAAGAAAAAATTGCTTGACCTGAAAGAGCAATTATATAAACAAAGCCAACGGCACTTAGAAGATAATAAAAAACAGATACAATTACTTGAAAACGAATTATCTAACGGGCAAGAAACTTTAAGTGATGTAAAGAAACAGCTATTCGAAGCCCAAAAACTAATGCTGGAAATGGAGAATAGACAAATTTGTTTAAAGCAAAATACTTTAGAGTTACTGGAACAGGATTTAAAGAAATCTTCCTTATATATCAAAATACATAAGGCAGAATCCGGATTAATCGAAAGCGAATGGTCTGAACTAGCTTTGTTGATTGATGCCACCTATTCTGACTTTACAAAACGTATTGTCGCTCTATCTCCGCGGATCTCAACAGAAGAACTGCGTATATGCTATTTAGTCAAAATAGGTATCCCGGTTAAAAAGATCGCAATATTAACGAATTTAACTAGTTCCGGAGTCTCACAATGTCGCAGAAGACTGTATAAAAAATTGACACAAGAGCCTGAAAACGCAGAAAACTTCGACATATTTATATCTGATTTCTAA
- a CDS encoding NAD(P)H-hydrate dehydratase, with translation MIKIFPTEKVKELDQYTIQNEPISSIDLVERASTVFVQEFCRRYSKQTRIIVFAGQGNNGADALAIARLLKDECYKVETYLFNPTEHLSFDCEMNKQRILGLEKVEFTEVVADFVPPVLTDRDVVIDGLFGSGLNRPLTGGFAAMVKYINQSEATIVSIDIPSGLFGENNQTNDPDAIIRASLTLTFGFPKLAFFFPENAEYVGEWKVLDIGIHQDIVDQTPTPYMMVTEEDMAEVFQPRDKFSHKGTFGHALLIAGSKGKMGAALLAARSCLRSGSGLLTVHIPQRGEVIMQTAFPEAMVSFDPHTDYFTTVPEMSAYSAIGVGPGLGQHLESAAALERLLQTTEKPVVLDADALNLIASNNDLLNRIPPRSILTPHPKEFDRIAGESSSMFERLRKAQSFAVDHKLCIVLKGTYTAICTPGGNIYFNSCGNPGMATAGSGDVLTGIILGLLAQGAETETAAVSGVFLHGTAGDLAAVYRSEESMIAGDITDMLGKAFKQIK, from the coding sequence ATGATAAAGATATTTCCAACCGAGAAGGTTAAAGAACTCGATCAATACACGATTCAAAACGAGCCAATCAGCTCTATCGATCTGGTAGAACGCGCCTCGACAGTCTTTGTGCAAGAATTTTGCCGCCGTTATTCGAAGCAAACCCGCATCATCGTCTTTGCCGGACAAGGCAACAACGGTGCCGACGCGCTTGCCATCGCACGTCTGCTGAAAGATGAATGCTACAAAGTAGAAACGTATCTGTTCAACCCGACCGAGCATCTTTCGTTTGATTGCGAAATGAACAAGCAACGGATACTCGGATTAGAGAAAGTGGAGTTCACTGAAGTGGTTGCCGATTTCGTTCCTCCGGTACTGACTGACCGCGATGTCGTGATCGACGGCTTGTTCGGTTCCGGTCTGAACCGTCCGCTGACCGGCGGATTCGCTGCCATGGTAAAATATATCAACCAGTCGGAAGCTACGATCGTATCTATAGACATTCCCTCCGGACTGTTTGGCGAGAATAATCAGACCAACGACCCGGATGCTATCATACGGGCAAGCCTGACACTGACGTTCGGTTTCCCGAAACTGGCCTTCTTCTTCCCCGAAAATGCCGAATATGTAGGCGAATGGAAAGTGCTGGATATCGGTATTCATCAAGATATCGTCGACCAAACTCCTACCCCGTATATGATGGTGACGGAAGAAGATATGGCGGAAGTATTCCAGCCCCGCGACAAGTTTTCTCATAAAGGGACTTTCGGTCACGCTCTGCTTATCGCCGGAAGCAAAGGTAAAATGGGTGCCGCCCTGCTGGCTGCCCGCTCCTGCCTGAGAAGCGGAAGCGGATTGCTGACCGTTCATATTCCCCAACGCGGTGAAGTAATCATGCAGACAGCCTTCCCCGAAGCGATGGTCAGCTTCGATCCGCATACCGATTATTTCACGACTGTCCCCGAAATGTCAGCCTATTCCGCTATCGGCGTAGGACCGGGATTAGGTCAGCACCTCGAATCGGCCGCTGCCTTGGAACGTCTGCTTCAGACAACGGAAAAGCCTGTCGTACTGGATGCCGACGCGCTCAATCTGATCGCTTCCAATAACGATCTGCTGAACCGCATCCCTCCGCGTAGCATCCTGACCCCGCATCCGAAGGAGTTCGACCGCATCGCCGGAGAAAGCAGCAGCATGTTCGAACGTCTGCGGAAAGCGCAGTCTTTTGCTGTCGACCATAAACTTTGCATCGTACTGAAAGGTACTTACACGGCAATCTGTACTCCCGGAGGTAACATCTATTTCAACAGTTGCGGAAATCCGGGCATGGCAACGGCAGGTAGCGGAGATGTCCTGACCGGTATCATCCTGGGCTTGCTGGCTCAAGGGGCAGAAACCGAAACAGCGGCTGTATCAGGAGTTTTCCTGCATGGTACGGCCGGCGACCTGGCTGCCGTTTACCGTTCGGAAGAGAGTATGATCGCCGGAGATATTACCGATATGCTGGGAAAAGCGTTCAAGCAGATCAAATAA
- a CDS encoding sensor histidine kinase: MKQYSKKAIASILLILVTSLAGAFLVAGKFYISALIAGIALLIESWYLLRQMERSDRLFRQFVWSVRYSDFLSSGKAPRENPDTLPRELTEAMEEALLHYKTHLQQKESQLQYFQALANHIDLSVFVYSSETAQIEWMNQAAKIQTGLNFAETIDDLAAYHPELPARLRILHPGELSILQVRRQEDYSQLILSSMSFVVLNKPLTVVSMKNIRSVLENKETEAWQKLIRVLTHEIMNSMTPIVSLSELLKNKQASEEINEEDREEMNQAIDTIFRRSSGLVRFVENYRKVTGIPTPVPEIIPVDSLFGNVVPLFKEETDAIRILPASSHLQVIADKTLIEQILINLIKNALDATKECTDPQIELSAGINAEGKTFIQVKDNGTGIPADVQERIFIPFFTTKPVGSGIGLSISRQIMYMHKGSLTVISEAGKGSRFLLTFV, encoded by the coding sequence ATGAAACAGTATTCGAAAAAGGCTATCGCCTCGATCCTCTTAATACTGGTCACCAGCCTGGCGGGGGCTTTCCTGGTGGCTGGGAAGTTTTATATCTCCGCGCTGATTGCCGGTATCGCTCTCCTGATCGAATCCTGGTACTTGCTGCGGCAGATGGAACGGAGCGACCGGTTGTTCCGCCAGTTTGTCTGGTCGGTGCGCTACTCCGATTTCCTGTCTTCGGGAAAAGCACCCAGGGAAAATCCGGATACGCTTCCCCGTGAGCTGACCGAAGCGATGGAGGAGGCTTTGCTGCATTACAAAACCCATCTGCAACAGAAGGAAAGTCAACTGCAGTATTTCCAGGCGCTTGCCAATCATATCGACCTTTCCGTCTTCGTCTATTCGTCCGAGACGGCACAGATCGAGTGGATGAACCAGGCTGCCAAGATACAAACCGGACTGAATTTCGCCGAAACGATCGACGATCTGGCTGCTTATCATCCGGAACTTCCCGCGCGGCTGCGTATTCTGCATCCCGGCGAACTCTCCATCCTGCAGGTCCGCCGCCAAGAAGATTATTCGCAACTGATACTCTCTTCCATGTCGTTCGTGGTTTTGAACAAGCCGCTTACGGTCGTCAGCATGAAGAACATCCGTTCCGTACTGGAAAACAAGGAGACCGAAGCGTGGCAGAAGCTGATCCGCGTACTGACGCATGAGATCATGAACTCGATGACTCCGATCGTCTCCCTCTCCGAACTGTTGAAAAACAAACAGGCTTCGGAAGAGATCAACGAAGAGGACCGGGAGGAGATGAACCAGGCGATCGATACTATTTTCCGGAGAAGCAGCGGGCTGGTCCGTTTCGTGGAGAATTACCGGAAAGTAACGGGTATTCCTACGCCTGTCCCCGAGATCATTCCGGTAGACAGCCTGTTCGGTAACGTCGTTCCTCTGTTCAAGGAAGAAACGGATGCGATCCGGATACTTCCTGCCTCCTCGCATCTGCAGGTCATTGCAGATAAAACGCTGATCGAACAAATCCTTATCAATCTGATAAAGAATGCACTGGACGCGACAAAGGAGTGTACAGACCCGCAAATAGAGTTGTCGGCCGGCATCAATGCGGAAGGGAAAACCTTCATCCAGGTCAAAGACAACGGGACAGGCATTCCGGCAGATGTTCAGGAACGCATCTTTATCCCGTTCTTCACCACCAAGCCGGTCGGTTCCGGTATCGGATTAAGTATTTCCCGGCAAATCATGTACATGCATAAAGGGAGCCTGACCGTCATTTCGGAAGCCGGAAAGGGCAGCCGCTTCCTGCTTACTTTCGTTTAG
- a CDS encoding sigma-54-dependent transcriptional regulator, translated as MAVRQGKILVIDDNEDILFTLKMLLRPLAESVTTSTNPKEINRLVSTTKYNVILLDMNFTADAVSGKEGFYWLERIREISPETVVILITAYSDTEKAVRAIKAGATDFIPKPWQNEKMLATISSALELSLRRGEVQTLKEQKSVLTTTEPEIEVIGESPVMEQIFRTLEKLKHADANILLQGENGTGKDLIAYTLHKQSPRNQEAFVPIDLGSIPHNLFESELFGYEKGAFTDAGKSKSGRFEIASGGTLFLNEIGNLPLMLQSKLLTVIEQQKINRLGSTKETQIDVRLICATNTDLHAAVRDGSFRQDLLYRINTIELFVPPLRERGNDISLLADHFLKRYSLKYKKEVDGFSREARQLLKQYHWPGNVRELQHVIERAVILSDQKKLQYDDFMLRTPVSSYREKEEKFNLEELEKHTIQEALQHCSGNLTQAADLLGITRTSLYRRLEKYGL; from the coding sequence ATGGCAGTACGACAAGGAAAAATATTAGTGATCGACGACAACGAAGACATACTCTTTACTTTGAAGATGTTGCTTCGCCCGCTGGCGGAAAGCGTTACGACCAGCACCAACCCGAAAGAGATCAACCGCCTGGTGTCGACTACCAAATACAACGTGATCCTGCTCGATATGAACTTTACCGCCGATGCCGTCAGCGGCAAAGAAGGTTTTTACTGGCTGGAACGCATCCGCGAAATATCGCCCGAGACGGTCGTGATCCTGATCACCGCCTATTCGGATACGGAAAAAGCCGTCCGTGCCATCAAAGCAGGCGCCACCGACTTTATCCCGAAACCCTGGCAGAACGAAAAGATGCTGGCAACCATCTCGTCCGCCCTCGAACTCAGCCTGCGCCGCGGTGAAGTACAGACGCTGAAAGAACAGAAATCGGTGCTCACCACCACAGAGCCGGAGATAGAGGTGATCGGCGAATCTCCTGTGATGGAACAGATATTCAGGACGCTGGAGAAGCTGAAACATGCGGATGCCAATATCCTGCTGCAGGGCGAGAACGGGACGGGAAAAGACCTGATCGCCTATACGCTTCACAAACAATCGCCGCGCAACCAGGAGGCATTTGTCCCTATCGACCTGGGAAGTATCCCGCACAACCTGTTCGAAAGCGAACTGTTCGGATACGAAAAAGGGGCGTTTACCGATGCGGGGAAAAGCAAGTCGGGACGTTTCGAGATCGCCTCCGGCGGCACGCTCTTTCTGAATGAGATCGGAAACCTGCCGCTTATGCTCCAGTCGAAGCTGCTCACGGTGATCGAACAGCAAAAGATAAACCGCCTGGGATCGACCAAGGAGACACAGATAGATGTCCGGCTGATCTGTGCGACCAACACCGACCTGCATGCGGCAGTACGCGACGGCAGTTTCCGCCAGGACCTGCTTTACCGGATCAACACGATCGAGCTGTTCGTCCCTCCCCTGCGCGAAAGGGGAAACGACATCTCCCTCCTTGCCGATCATTTCCTGAAACGTTACAGCCTGAAATACAAGAAAGAGGTCGACGGCTTCTCACGGGAAGCACGCCAGCTGCTGAAACAATATCACTGGCCGGGCAATGTCCGCGAACTGCAACACGTCATCGAACGGGCGGTCATCCTTTCCGACCAGAAGAAACTGCAATACGACGACTTCATGCTCCGTACCCCCGTTTCCAGCTATCGGGAGAAAGAAGAGAAATTCAATCTGGAGGAACTGGAGAAGCATACGATACAGGAAGCCTTGCAACATTGTTCCGGTAATCTGACACAGGCTGCCGACCTGTTGGGTATAACGCGTACATCTTTATATAGGCGACTGGAAAAATACGGATTATGA